The sequence GGGCAATAAATACGGCAAAGGGTTTACAGGTACTATTGATGGAATTAATACGCATGCAGCTTTACTTGCCCTTATGACGAATGAAGAACAACATAATTTACGTTACCAACAATTAGCAGACATATCACGAGATAAATTAGCAGGAAATATGGATGCGGAGGGCGTTAAAATTGGTTTCCCCGAAAACTTCCATTCAGATTGGAGTATTAACCAAGACAATACTGGAGCGAGCGTTGGACACATGCTTAAAACTGCTTGGTGCTTAGGTAGAGCTGCTGTTTATTTTGATGATAGAAGCTACAGAACTGCTGCAGAAGAAATTATTGATCATGTTTATACTTCTAATTTGTATGATAAAAATAATGGTGCTCCGTATGAATGGGCAAATTGGAAAACTGGTGTAGTTACGGATCGAAACAAATGCCATTGGGTAGTTGAACAAGGTTTTACTGGACCAATGATTGCCTCTTTTATTACAAATGATAAGGACAAGAAAGAACGCTATCTACAAATGGCAGATGAATCTCTTTATTTCTTTGAGCAAAACATGATTTCGTCTATTGGCCTTTCTCATGAATATGTAACTCCTGGGGGAAATCCAATTGATGGTTTAAAAGCCAATATGTTTAAATCTGGATTTCATGATGCTGAATTGGGCTTCTTTGCCTATTTATATGGACAAGCTTATCTTACCGCTTCAAAATTTAGTCTATATTATTATTTAACACCATCAGAAGACAAAGTATTTACATTAATGCCATTAGCCTACCCTAATAGTCAATTAAAAATTTCTAATGTAGAACTTGATGGGAAACAATACGCTAATTTTAATGGCGAACAAAATGAAGTTAGTGTATTAGCAAATCGTGGAGGCGTTTTTAAAGTTGAATTTACTCCTACACCTTTAACTTCTGTATTAACTACTGCAGCTATTTCTAAAAATGAAAAAATTAAAGTTTTCCCTACATTATTTTCTGATAAAATAACTATCAAAACAACAATTAATGGATACTATACCATACGTATATATGATATGTTTGGTAATATATTCTATAAAAATTTGACAAATACTCCTACTACTATTGTAGAAAACCTGCAGAAAGTTCCAAAAGGAATTTATATAGTAAATATACAATCTGAGGAAATAAATCAAGGTTTTAAAATTATTAAAAACTAGTATCCTTTGATTATAAATAAGAGTCATCCCGTATTATTTCTAATAAGGGATGACTCTTGTTTATTTTAGAAGTACTACAATAGAATTTCTATTCGTTAGTAATCGATTCTATTTGTACTAATTAGCTATTATTTAGAAGTGTATTCTCCATGTCCTGTTAAATACACATCTTTTTTATCTTTTCCTTTGATAAGAAATACTCTGTAAACTTCTTTACCGCGTTCAAAACCAGCTTTTATTTTTTCTGAAGCACCAATTACTGTCCAATCTGGGAAATCTTTATTCACCTTCGCTAAAACGTATTGAGGAAGTTGAACATTATCAATTTTTCTTTTGATTAAAACGATTTTCCCTTCTTTATCTAAATATACTTTTTCAGTACCATTTTCTGTTTTTACATATACTTCATATGTTTTAGAAAATAAACCTAACACAGGTTTTTTATGGTAGACCATTTCATAATCTTTCTGAATTAATGCAACAGGTATAATGTTTACATAATCAACAAATCCTTCTGGAAATTCTGCATCAATATGTTGATAGATTGTACCGTCTACTTCACTTTGGTCTATTTCTTTAACTTTTAAAACAGCTTTTTGAGCGATTGCAAAACTACTTAAACCAATAAATGCCGCGATAAATAATAAAAATTTGTGTTTCATAATTGTATGTATTTTTGTGTAATGATACTTATGAAAACGGCATTAATTGAAATAAAAATCACAGAAAATAATTAAAGAATTACAGATTATGATTTATGATTAAAGAAATAATACTAACTATTTAACATCGGGAAATATCGTTCATCTAAAATATTCATATGATGTATTTGATGTCCTACAATTGTAAAACCAAGTGCTAAAACACTAATTTCTTGTCCGCTTGCAGTTCCAACTTGTAAAAGCATTTCGTCTGAAAAACTTTTAAATAAAGCTATTGTACCTAAACGTACCGCCTGAAACTCATTAATTAAGTCTGACAATTCTCTGTGGTTGGCCATGCTATTTACTGCATAATCGTTTTCCTCAAAGCCTGGAATTGGTGTTTTATCTTCACGAGCAAAGCGTAAAGCTCGATATGCTAAAATCCTTTCTGTATCAATTAGGTGTTGAAGCAGATCTAAAGCAGTCCATTTATTGGCAGCATATACTTGAGTACCTAATTTTTCTAGTTGTTCAACAAAATCGCTATTAATTTTTGTAATCGATTCTGATAGTACATCTACTACATTGTTATCTTCTGTAAGATTGATATATCTATCAAAATATTCAGGCATAAAAGGAAGTTCTTTCTTGTTCATTTTTTTTAATTTAGTAGTAGATTATTAATTATTTGTCAGTACCTCAATCATTAAAAGAAATTTTTCAAATTAAAGTTATTGATTAAAACCCTCTTGATTCTTTTTATAGTTATTCTACTTATTAAGTGATACTAAATATGCGGTACTTCATATACAATATACATTTAAAATTTATTTGTACCCAAAAATAATACAATTCTAATTTTGAATTTGATTTATCTAACGATAGTTAATTAAATGAAAAAAAAATATATCCTCGATTTTGGCAAATTTACAAAAATGGAAACCTCTACATTATCAGGTAGATACCAATAAATATATAAAACTGAACTAAACATTAACTTTAATAGTGCAATAATAAATCATTAGTGTATTTGAATAATAATTATTAGCTTATAGTAGCATTAAACTTAACTATACTACTATGAAGAAAATTTTTGTTCTTGATACTTCAGTATTACTTTTTGATCACGATTCTATAACGAACTTCGAGGAGAATGATGTTGCCATTCCTATAACAGTACTCGAAGAACTTGATAAATTTAAAATTGGGAATGACACTAAAAATTTCGAAGCTCGTGCCGTTTGTCGTTTTATTGACGATATTTCTATCAACAAAAACTTAAATAATTGGATTCCTCTACCCGGAGATAACAAAGGCGATTTTAAAATTTTAATGCACGATTCTTCTAAGGCTTCTGCTGTAGAAAATACGTACGGTAACCTAAAGAACGATCATAAAATATTAAATGCTGCTGTTGTTTTACAAGAGAAATTTCCAGACCGTAAAATTGTACTTATTACTAAGGATATTAACCTTAGGGTAAAGGCAAAAGCAATAGGTTTACCAGCCCAAGATTTAATGAAGGGTAAGGTTAAGGATGTAAAGAAAATCCATGGTGGCTTTATAGAGATTTCTGGTATTGACAGTAACCTTATTCGTAATTTCTATAAAAATGGTAAAATTGAAGACATCAGTATTCTTGGTGACAAAAAAGTAAACAATGAGTATTACATCTTAAAAAATGGCACTTCTTCTGCTCTCGCTTTCTATAATCCGCACACAATGCATATAGAAAAAGTAGAAAAAGAATATGTCTACAATATTAAACCTAGAAATGCAGAACAAGCTTTTGCCATTCATGCAATTTTAAATGACAATATTAAATTAGTTACACTACAAGGTGTTGCAGGAACGGGTAAAACATTAATTGCTTTGGCATGTGCTTTAGAACGCTCTAACCAATACAATCAGATAATTTTGGCTAGACCAATAATACCTTTATCTAACAGAGAGATTGGGTATTTACCGGGAGATGCTCAAGAGAAGATCAATCCGTATATGCAACCACTTTTTGATAATCTTAAGTTTATTAAGAGCCAAACTTCTAGCAATGGGAAAAAAGCCAAAAACATAGATGGTATGTTAGAAGAGGGTAAAATTGAAATTATGCCTTTGGCTTTTATTAGAGGACGTAGCTTAGAAAATGTAATCATGATAATTGATGAATCTCAAAACCTCACTCCTCACGAAATTAAAACAATTGTAACAAGAGCGGGAGAAAATACAAAGATCATCTTTACAGGAGATGTAAAGCAGATTGACACTCCTTACCTTGATGAACAAAGTAATGGTCTAAGTTTTATGATTGATAAACTTAAAGGTGACCCTCTCTTTGCAAATATCAAATTGATGAAAGGTGAGCGAAGTGCTCTTGCTAATTTAGCCAACGAAAAATTATAAATTCACCGCAAAATCACATAAAAGTGCATTACTACTTATAATAGTAACGCACTTTTTTTTTGTGTAACTATAATTTTTTTTAGATATAAATAGTACATTTAAATCATGAATACTATAATATCAGCTCAAGAATTATTCGAGATAATTAATCAACCTAATGTAATTGTCTTAGATGCTAGTCAGCCTGGAGATAAAGTAGGGTTAACACCTAAAAACCCAGGTTTACAAATTTTAAATGCTAGAACTTTTGATCTAAAAAATGATTTTAGCGATCAAAATAATCCATTACCTAATACACTTCAAAACGCGAAAGATTTTGAAAATGCATGCCGTAATTTAGGTATCAATAATAATAGTATTGTAGTGATATATGATAACCTAGGTATTTTTACTAGTCCACGAGCTTGGTGGATGTTTAAGTCTATGGGTTTTGATAATGTACATGTATTAGATGGTGGTTTAGACAGTTGGCTATCAAATGGATATTCAATAGAAAAAATTTCAAAAAAAGAATATCCTAAAGGTGATTTTACTGCTAAATTCTCCTCTAAAAATGTAGTTGATGCGGCTAAGGTAAATACCAATATATCAACTAAAGAATACCAATTAATAGATGCCAGAGGGGCACAAAGATTTGATGGAACTGTAGAGGAACCAAGAGCCGGAATACGCAGTGGACATATTCCGAATGCTTTAAATTTACCGTTTAAATCTTTACTTAAAGATGGGAAATTTAAAAGTGAAGAAGAAAGAAGGGAATTATTTGACGCACTGAATTTAGATGATAAACCTTTAATTTTCAGTTGCGGTTCTGGAGTAACTGCATGTGTAGTTTATTTGGCTTCTGAAGGTATTTTAAATCAAGAAAAAGCTGTTTATGACGGCTCTTGGAGTGAATGGGGACAATCTGACTTCCCTATCATAAAAAGTTAAATAATGATAGTTTTTAATCATTAATTAATTATCAAGACAATTAAAAAAGACGTTTATATAAACAGATATTTTAAAGAAAGAACGTAGAAGTCTTATAAATTTTTCTAGTACTTTTCCTATTACACAGCAAAGGAAAATCTATTGTGAAATGAAAGAATGTTTATTGCGATAGCATCATAAATAAGTATTTAAAACAAACAGACTATTGTACCTTAATTGTTTATTACACATGAATGGTTAAGCAGAATCTAGAAAATTTATAAGACCTTTCTTTCCTCTCCTTAATATGGTACGGTTTTATTGCTGCAAATAAGCATGAAACTTATACTAACCTACTTCAAAGATTTCCAAAGAGATTATTATACAAAAAAGTTTATTGCCGCACTCCTAATTATTGGTTGTGGCCTTCTTGCATTTAATTATAGTTTAGACTTTGAAGATAGTTATATTGATAAATTTGCCCGTACAATTTTTCATACAATTGGGTTTTTCATTTATCATTATTCGGCCTATTTCCTTGTTTTATTAGGCATACACTTCACCACAAATAGAAAGGTACTTCACCAATCAAAATCATTTTGGATTAAGCTTACTTTAGCGATGCTAATACTAGCAATTTCTCGTTCCTTCTATTATCACATATATATTGCTGATTTGTTTGATGGAGTAACAAAACTTTATATAAGTAGAGTAATGACGAAGTTTAGAAAATTATCGCTCATTTTCTTACTTGTTGGAGGTGTTTATTGGCTTTTTGATAGAAATAAAGGTTTGCATTTTTATGGATTAGACTTTAAAGCCAAAAACTTAAAAATCTATGTGATATTATTGGCCTGCATGGTTCCTATTATAGCTGGAGCATCATTTTTAGATGGTTTTCAAAAATTTTATCCCTTTTATAAAAAATCTGGTGGAGCTCTAATGGCACAAGTTTACCATTTGCCAGAATGGATATTTGTAACAATTTATGAAACTGTTTATGCTTCAGAATTTATATCTGTTGAGTTGTTTTTTAGGGGCTTTTTAATACTAGGTTTCACTAAGTACTTGGGTAAAGATGTCGTTATACCAATGGCATTTACTTATGCAGTATATCATTTTGGTAAACCTATGGGAGAAGCAATAAGCTCTATTTTTGGAGGCTACATTTTAGGTGTAATTTCTTACTATTCTAAAAACCTTTGGGGTGGTGTTTTTCTGCATGTAGGCATTGCATTACTAATGGAATTATTTGCTTACCTACACATGTAAAAAAAGCCATTCACAAAAATTAAATTAAAGTGAATGGCCTGTAAGTTTAAAAAGCATTAAATCAATTTATGAGTTGCTTTAATGTCTCTTCTAATTGATATGAATTTGCTCCTGTTATTCTTTTAAGAATTACGCCATCTTTCACTATTAACTGTGTTGGATAACCTTGAATGTTTAACTTTTCCGATAGCTTAGTAACATCAGCATCTAAAACTCTAAACTGTTCTGTATTTTCTAAAGGGTTCTTCTCAATAAATGCTGTCCATTTACTTATTTGTTGATCAAATGATATAAATACAAAATTGACTTTTTCTGAATTGTACTTTTTAAGAATTTCTGGATAGTCTTCTTTCATACTTTTAACACAAGGCCCACACCAAGAAGCCCAAAAATCTATTATGTATATCCCTTTGTTGAATGATCTTATTACCTCATCTAAATTTGGATCTAAAAGCGTAAACTTATTAGGTAGTTTTTGTTGAATAAAACCTTTCCTATTTTTTGATAAAACTGCCAATTCTCTAGTATAATCAGAATTTTGATAGGTTTCATCAAACTGATGAACATAATAATTAAAGTTTTGGTTAGACAATGTATCATCATAAAAAACGTACTCCTTCACATACTCATATAATACTTTTTCTTGTAGACTCTTATTTTTTATGTACTTCGTATTTATAGCCTGAAAACGTTCTACATCTGAATTTGATTTTTGCATCAGTTTGGTTCCTTCCAATGGCGTAAATTCATCTTCTACTACAGTTATTTGCGTAAAAATTAATTCTGAAATATACTGGGCTAGTACTGGGCTAGTGTACATTGTTGTATCATTTAAATCAAATTGTTGCAAAGCATTAAAAATATGATTTGGGTTGTTTAGTCTGATAGAATCCGGAAAATATTCGGTATACATTGTGTTAGATTCTAACCATAAAGCAATAATATTTCCTTTAGACTCTTTTAAATAACGTTCTGATAATTTCTCTTTATGAGCAAAAAGCGTATCTGCCAAATTTTTTGTAACTGCTTTATTTAAGTTGTAAGAAGCCTCATAATCGGTATGATAATCTAGGTTATTTAATATTTCACTTCCTTCTTCTAATTGCTTTAGAAAAGAGTAATGGTAATCTAAACTGTCCATTATTTCTTTTGATACCGCAAAATATTGATGTTTATAATTTCTTATCGAAAACATGCTATCAAATTCATGTTTAAGTGCCTTTTTGTTTTTCGAATTATCGGTTATTCTTAAATCACCATAAGTACTCCTTTTTAATAGCTCTCTTGATTTCACATACTTAAAATAGTCTCTTTTTATTCTAGGCTGAAGATCATCTTTATCATAATCCAACAATGAATATCGTTCAGCCTCATATGGAGTATACCTTTCATTTAAACTTTTCTCACCAATTTCTTTTCTGTTAATATTTTCAGAATAAGTTGTTGATTTAATGCTTCTGAAAGTCCAAAATGAATTCCCTTTAGCATAAGGAGCAAATGAATCTATAAGTAAATTACTTGCATCTGCCGAACGAAATATAGATGCAGCTCTTAACTGATAACACTCCACTGTACTAAAATTAGTAATTTCTAAAGTACCTTTATATGTAATATCTTTTTTAGGATCATCATAATTAACTTGATAATCTACTTTTTGGGTATAATTTTTCTTCCCTACATAACCAAACTGAATTGAACCTTTTGACTCTTTTTTATTTTGATAATTAGGAGTTATAAATGGCAGATAATTCTTTTTATGTTTGATCTCAAAATTAGAGGATGTAATACTTAATACCTCAAAGTTTTCTCTAATATATATTTCCCCCTCTGTTTTATCATTTTTAGAATGATATTCTATGACATAAACAGGTTCATTATTTCTATTTTCTATATCTCGCAAATTGTATGTATAATCACTCGTTTTAATAAGTGGACTATTCCGAATAAAACTGAAGTTATATTTTAATAATAGCTTACTCTGTAAAAAATTAAAGTCTGTAAATTGCCTTTTATAAAAGGCTAACATATCATATTTATTATATGTTTTTAATGCACCTTTATCAAGATTAGATAAATCCCAAGAAGGATCAAAATTCCAATTATGGTCTTTATTCGCCCTTAATTCATCAAATAATAGTTTATTCATCCCTTGATTTGTAGAATAAGCAGGCATTGAGGACTGATACTGCTCAAAATAAATATCTCCTACTCCTTCTAAACCAGAGACAAATTCATTATCAATAAATTTATTTTCGGCATAATAAAATTCTCCTAGATATGCTTTTTCTCTAAAATCTTTTCTGAATTTTGATGTAGATTTTCTAATAATTTCTTTTACAGTGGGCATTTTAGAAGTAACATGAACCATATCTAACTCGGTAGCTTTTGGTTCTAAGAAAATCTTATTTGTAATCAAAAAAGACAGTTTTTTTATGGGGATGACTTTTGGAGTAAACCCTATAGAAGAAATAAGAAGAGAGTCTTGTAGTTGATCTTTATTAATTGGAATTATAAAACTCCCATCGTCTTTACTATAGCCACCTAAATGGTTGTTTTTTAAGATAATATTAGCATAAGGCACAGCCTCTTTTGTGGTGAGGTTAACTACCGTTCCTTTAATATTCTGAGCGTTACTATATAGGGAAATAAAAAGTAGAGAAAAAAACGTAATTAGTTTCATTGTTTTCGTTTAGTTGTAGAATTAGTTTTAAGAGCTAGTCAAATCTATAAAAAAATATTCAATGAATCAATCAGTGAGAATATTTATCCTCACTGATTGATTATTACAAAAAATTAGTATCCCAAAGCATCCAATACTTTAGCATTTAATCGTCTGTTTTTTCCTTTATAAGGATAACAATGTATATGAATTGCAGGATTAAAGTTCATTTCAATAATTGCATAATTACTGTCATTTGCTTCTTCAGAAATGTCATCTATCATCATGTCTAAGCCTGTAATTTCTACATCTAAGGCTTTAGCTGCATCAACAGCAATCTTTTTATATGATTCCGGAATATCATCTGTAAAATCTAAACTATCGCCCCCCGTAGATATGTTAGAATTTTCTCTTAGGTAAACTATTTGATTTTTAGATGGAACAAAATCAAAATCTAGTCCCTGAGATTGTAAAAACATTTCTTCTGCTTCTCCAAGTGCTATTTTTTCTAATGGCGTTTTATACCCTTTTCCTCTTAAAGGATCTTTATTTTTTTCAATAACAAGCTCTCTTATGGTTGCTTCGCCATCTCCTTTAACATTTGCGGGAACACGATGTAAGATACCTACTACTTCATTTTTTATGATAAAAATTCGGTATTCTTTTCCACTTACAAACTCTTCTACTAAAATTGAATTATCATGTTCAAAAGCTATTTCAATAGCTCTATCAAAGACTTCTTTTTTTGTGTTATTTTTTAAAATACTAATACCCAACCCAAAATTTGTGGATTTAGGTTTTACTACAACAGATTTATTTTTGTAAAACAAGAAGTCTTCTTTTGCTTTGTAATGATCTATATATTGTTCGCCTTTTGGTGTACGAATTCCCACACGCTCAATAAGCTTTTTAGTCATTACTTTATTTTCCATCATAAGCACACTAACGTAGTTATCTAAAGAGGTACGAGTAGCTTGCATTACATATTCTTCTTTGCCATCTTTTTCTAAACGAACAAAGTTTTCTGAACGGTCCATTATTTCGAAAATAATACCTCTTAAAACTGCCTCTCTAAGCAACAATTGGGTAGACAGTTCCATATCTTCTAAACCATAAAATTTATAAGAATGGTTAAGGCTTTCCTGCTTATAAAGTTGGGCTTTTTGTAAATGCCATGCTAAAAATGAAGTTCCTTGAATAGCTGTTAAAGTTTTAGCAGCAGGACGGTCATTGATATCATCAGAAATTTTAATGAGATGTTCTAAAGAATTTACATAGCTTTCTGGTAACAACTTATCTAACGTGTGTTCTATCTGTCTTGTAATTCTTGCTACTGCTTCTTGAAGATTCATTCCTTTACCTTCAAACTCAATTTTTGCAGTTTTAGAAAGTCCCATCGTAGCAGCAATTTCTTGATTTTCGTTAGCTGTAAGTTGTACAGTGGCATCAAAAATTGTTTCTTCTTTTAACAGACAAAACAACAAGAACATATGTACAATATCTGCTGTTTCTTTTGTAATACCAAGTTTAACAGAAGGGTCTAAATCTAGTAATCGAATTTCTAAATATTCTAATTGTCCGTTTATTTCTTTTAAACGAATAGGTGAATAATTCTCTTTGGCACTTTCTAATTGGCCCTTATCTATAGCATTTTGAATACTGTTATGGTATCCTTCCATAGAGGTATAATCAAGTAGTAAGTCTTCTTGATTTTTATAACCACATACACTTGTTCGCATAGAAGTTGCCTCTGTAAAATGGTGGGCATCCGAGGTTGCTTTTGGCAGTGTATCAATACAACATTTCATGTAAGAACTATGCAATGCAGGACTATCCCCTAAAAGCGTTACTAAATACCATCTGTATTTTAAAAAGTTTCTTGCAATTTTTAAATAAACTGCTTCTTTGAATTGTGCGTAAGGTTGTGCTTTCTCTTCCGACTTATCATATAAAAATTTAAGGTTTTTTTCTAATAAAGAAAAATTATAATGTATACCAGAAAGCAATTGCTTCTTTTTACCATACTTAGTAGCCAAGTGGTTTCTGTATTCTTCGTTCACCTCTCCACCTTCGCCATAATTGGCAATCGGAATATCATTATCGTTTTCAGGAAGGTCTGGAGGTGTACTTTGTGGCCATAAATATTCATCACCTAATTGTTCAGAAACGATATCATGAATGGTCTCCAAAAAACCTAATGCTTCATGAATGGAAGGCAAAGGAGGAGTAATCATTTCTATCTGACTTTCTGAAAAATCTGTAGTAATATATGGATGTGTTAATTTACTTCCTAAACGAGATGGATGTGGCGTTAATGCAATCTTACCATTCTTATCTATTCGTATATTTTCTTTTTCGAGTCCAAAACTTCCCTCAAATAAATGACTTGACTTATAGTTATTAATTATTGAATCTAAGGCTTTCATATTGTGCTATTTAATATAATTTTTCTTTTTATAAATTGATAAGCGATGGATAAAGATGTCGCTCTTAAAACAGTGCTAATTGCAATGGCTAACCATACTCCATTAATACCTATTGCTGCAAAAGAAGATAAGTAAATGGCCATTGGAATACGAATTAACGTCATGGTGATATTAATAGTTGCAGGTACTTTTGTTTTCCCTAAACCATTGATTATACCAGATGTTATCATTTCTACACACATAAATACTTGCGATAACCCTATAATTCTAAGGTAATCTGCACCAATGGTTACTGTTGCTTCTTCTTGAACAAAAAGACGTACAAAAAATGTTGGGAACGAATAAAAAAGAATTCCCATTACTACACCCAATGCAACTCCAATTTTTAAAGCAGTAGTGTAACCTTCTCTAATACGGTTAAACTTTTGTGCTCCAAAATTTTGGCCTGTAAAAGACATCATTGCTCCCATTAAACCACCAGTGGCCATAAATGTCATAGATTCTATTTGTAGTCCTATTTTCTGTGCAGCAATGGCATCGCTACCCCATTGTGCTACAATTCTTGCCATTATTATACCTACAACAGTAAAAATTATGCGTTGTATTGATGGGGGAAAACCTAGACTTATAGTCTTTTTTATTGTACCTGTTGTAAACTCCCACTCTTTATATTTTCCTAAAAAGTCTTGAGCTGCTTTATTCCAAAATAGGAATAAGCTAATACTTTGTGCTATTATGGTAGCCAAAGCAGCACCTAAAACACCTAGGTCTAAAACAAAAATAAATATTGGATCGAGTAGTATGTTTATCACTACACCAATTATGGTAATTTTTAAAGGTGTTTTGGCATCTCCTCTTGCATTACTTATTCCAGTAAATAAATTAACTGTAAGTATAAATAATAACCCTAAAGATGCACACCTTAAATAATCGTAGGCTAAACTTTCCACAACGAGATCATTCAACATAAAAAACCCAATAAGATCTCTATAAAAAAGTTGAATTATAAAGACCATTACTGCAACAATTATTA is a genomic window of Flammeovirga pectinis containing:
- a CDS encoding PhoH family protein, coding for MKKIFVLDTSVLLFDHDSITNFEENDVAIPITVLEELDKFKIGNDTKNFEARAVCRFIDDISINKNLNNWIPLPGDNKGDFKILMHDSSKASAVENTYGNLKNDHKILNAAVVLQEKFPDRKIVLITKDINLRVKAKAIGLPAQDLMKGKVKDVKKIHGGFIEISGIDSNLIRNFYKNGKIEDISILGDKKVNNEYYILKNGTSSALAFYNPHTMHIEKVEKEYVYNIKPRNAEQAFAIHAILNDNIKLVTLQGVAGTGKTLIALACALERSNQYNQIILARPIIPLSNREIGYLPGDAQEKINPYMQPLFDNLKFIKSQTSSNGKKAKNIDGMLEEGKIEIMPLAFIRGRSLENVIMIIDESQNLTPHEIKTIVTRAGENTKIIFTGDVKQIDTPYLDEQSNGLSFMIDKLKGDPLFANIKLMKGERSALANLANEKL
- a CDS encoding sulfurtransferase, which produces MNTIISAQELFEIINQPNVIVLDASQPGDKVGLTPKNPGLQILNARTFDLKNDFSDQNNPLPNTLQNAKDFENACRNLGINNNSIVVIYDNLGIFTSPRAWWMFKSMGFDNVHVLDGGLDSWLSNGYSIEKISKKEYPKGDFTAKFSSKNVVDAAKVNTNISTKEYQLIDARGAQRFDGTVEEPRAGIRSGHIPNALNLPFKSLLKDGKFKSEEERRELFDALNLDDKPLIFSCGSGVTACVVYLASEGILNQEKAVYDGSWSEWGQSDFPIIKS
- a CDS encoding CPBP family intramembrane glutamic endopeptidase, whose protein sequence is MKLILTYFKDFQRDYYTKKFIAALLIIGCGLLAFNYSLDFEDSYIDKFARTIFHTIGFFIYHYSAYFLVLLGIHFTTNRKVLHQSKSFWIKLTLAMLILAISRSFYYHIYIADLFDGVTKLYISRVMTKFRKLSLIFLLVGGVYWLFDRNKGLHFYGLDFKAKNLKIYVILLACMVPIIAGASFLDGFQKFYPFYKKSGGALMAQVYHLPEWIFVTIYETVYASEFISVELFFRGFLILGFTKYLGKDVVIPMAFTYAVYHFGKPMGEAISSIFGGYILGVISYYSKNLWGGVFLHVGIALLMELFAYLHM
- a CDS encoding DinB family protein; this encodes MNKKELPFMPEYFDRYINLTEDNNVVDVLSESITKINSDFVEQLEKLGTQVYAANKWTALDLLQHLIDTERILAYRALRFAREDKTPIPGFEENDYAVNSMANHRELSDLINEFQAVRLGTIALFKSFSDEMLLQVGTASGQEISVLALGFTIVGHQIHHMNILDERYFPMLNS
- a CDS encoding thioredoxin domain-containing protein gives rise to the protein MKLITFFSLLFISLYSNAQNIKGTVVNLTTKEAVPYANIILKNNHLGGYSKDDGSFIIPINKDQLQDSLLISSIGFTPKVIPIKKLSFLITNKIFLEPKATELDMVHVTSKMPTVKEIIRKSTSKFRKDFREKAYLGEFYYAENKFIDNEFVSGLEGVGDIYFEQYQSSMPAYSTNQGMNKLLFDELRANKDHNWNFDPSWDLSNLDKGALKTYNKYDMLAFYKRQFTDFNFLQSKLLLKYNFSFIRNSPLIKTSDYTYNLRDIENRNNEPVYVIEYHSKNDKTEGEIYIRENFEVLSITSSNFEIKHKKNYLPFITPNYQNKKESKGSIQFGYVGKKNYTQKVDYQVNYDDPKKDITYKGTLEITNFSTVECYQLRAASIFRSADASNLLIDSFAPYAKGNSFWTFRSIKSTTYSENINRKEIGEKSLNERYTPYEAERYSLLDYDKDDLQPRIKRDYFKYVKSRELLKRSTYGDLRITDNSKNKKALKHEFDSMFSIRNYKHQYFAVSKEIMDSLDYHYSFLKQLEEGSEILNNLDYHTDYEASYNLNKAVTKNLADTLFAHKEKLSERYLKESKGNIIALWLESNTMYTEYFPDSIRLNNPNHIFNALQQFDLNDTTMYTSPVLAQYISELIFTQITVVEDEFTPLEGTKLMQKSNSDVERFQAINTKYIKNKSLQEKVLYEYVKEYVFYDDTLSNQNFNYYVHQFDETYQNSDYTRELAVLSKNRKGFIQQKLPNKFTLLDPNLDEVIRSFNKGIYIIDFWASWCGPCVKSMKEDYPEILKKYNSEKVNFVFISFDQQISKWTAFIEKNPLENTEQFRVLDADVTKLSEKLNIQGYPTQLIVKDGVILKRITGANSYQLEETLKQLIN
- a CDS encoding AGE family epimerase/isomerase; this encodes MQTKTILIFCALLVWKTTNVYAQYQTKSTFLNDPTEATKFVKGVADFLRTTKDEKGGYYSFVEADGSIKKEQMESWTGGYNLKSFCSQTRVAYTFARAFMLTGDTTYLKDAEHALDFLYEKGWDEEYDGWYFTYNVDADKSFGPPWNENSKWTFQQEYAILGIIAMVDVLGGIASENRHTEWLDKSMVSLYEHVWDSHSTNFGYYENASRRWGNKYGKGFTGTIDGINTHAALLALMTNEEQHNLRYQQLADISRDKLAGNMDAEGVKIGFPENFHSDWSINQDNTGASVGHMLKTAWCLGRAAVYFDDRSYRTAAEEIIDHVYTSNLYDKNNGAPYEWANWKTGVVTDRNKCHWVVEQGFTGPMIASFITNDKDKKERYLQMADESLYFFEQNMISSIGLSHEYVTPGGNPIDGLKANMFKSGFHDAELGFFAYLYGQAYLTASKFSLYYYLTPSEDKVFTLMPLAYPNSQLKISNVELDGKQYANFNGEQNEVSVLANRGGVFKVEFTPTPLTSVLTTAAISKNEKIKVFPTLFSDKITIKTTINGYYTIRIYDMFGNIFYKNLTNTPTTIVENLQKVPKGIYIVNIQSEEINQGFKIIKN